From one Phytohabitans houttuyneae genomic stretch:
- a CDS encoding PASTA domain-containing protein, with amino-acid sequence MNTNVSRVSTAALGALVIIEMFVWDTGPSGQSQPTRPAPATVATTTSNSRLSGATSPAPIADSTAIPARLSTAHEPTTMPGVTGARLTDAYSQLSAAGFTNITTKDATGKGRVVVNSTNWIVRSQSPKAGAQVDRGTAITLTVSKPSDMRQPTAPSHGVIPDVVCSDLQAAQDALQSAGFSNLNSQDGTGQGRSQVIDRNWVVTDQSATPGSTPPSSTRIVLTVVKYGEPTGDSGCPS; translated from the coding sequence GTGAACACCAACGTCAGCCGCGTCAGCACGGCCGCTCTGGGGGCTTTGGTCATCATTGAGATGTTCGTCTGGGATACCGGCCCCAGCGGCCAGAGCCAGCCGACAAGGCCGGCACCGGCCACCGTCGCAACTACCACTAGCAATTCCCGGTTGAGCGGGGCAACCAGCCCTGCGCCGATCGCCGACAGCACAGCCATCCCGGCACGGCTATCGACGGCCCATGAACCTACAACCATGCCGGGGGTGACTGGCGCACGGCTCACTGATGCCTACAGCCAACTGTCCGCGGCAGGATTTACCAACATCACTACTAAAGACGCGACCGGCAAAGGGCGCGTTGTGGTCAACTCGACCAACTGGATCGTGCGGTCGCAGAGCCCGAAAGCAGGTGCTCAGGTAGACCGCGGCACCGCCATCACGTTGACCGTGAGCAAGCCCTCAGATATGCGACAGCCGACCGCGCCCAGCCACGGTGTCATACCCGACGTGGTCTGCAGCGACCTGCAAGCGGCTCAGGACGCTCTTCAATCGGCAGGATTCTCGAACCTGAACTCGCAGGACGGTACGGGACAGGGCCGCTCGCAGGTCATCGACCGCAACTGGGTAGTCACCGACCAGTCAGCCACCCCCGGGAGCACCCCACCGTCCAGTACACGCATCGTGCTAACGGTCGTGAAGTACGGCGAGCCGACCGGCGACTCCGGCTGTCCCAGCTAA
- a CDS encoding TadE/TadG family type IV pilus assembly protein has protein sequence MTQPGVQDRSRPGRPRLADRGSATVQMTAALPLLLLLLAFALFAGRVSVTRIDANAAASAAARAASQQRQPATAPAAAERAAHAALAGKGVSCATLTVDTDTSAFWPGGVVSVSILCRLSTQALTGLRMPGSVVLRATAISPIDTWRADEQAAS, from the coding sequence ATGACCCAACCCGGCGTACAAGACCGGTCCCGGCCGGGACGCCCACGCTTGGCTGATCGCGGCAGTGCAACCGTGCAGATGACCGCCGCGCTGCCCTTGCTCCTACTGCTGCTCGCGTTCGCGCTCTTCGCCGGCCGGGTCAGCGTCACGCGGATCGACGCCAACGCCGCCGCGTCCGCCGCAGCCCGCGCCGCATCCCAACAACGCCAACCCGCTACCGCCCCAGCTGCGGCCGAACGCGCGGCACACGCCGCCCTGGCGGGAAAGGGTGTCAGCTGCGCGACCCTGACCGTGGACACGGACACAAGCGCCTTCTGGCCCGGCGGCGTCGTCTCCGTTTCCATACTCTGCCGCCTGTCGACCCAGGCGCTGACCGGCCTGCGGATGCCCGGAAGCGTCGTGCTGCGCGCTACAGCGATCAGCCCCATCGACACCTGGCGGGCTGATGAGCAGGCAGCATCATGA
- a CDS encoding SpvB/TcaC N-terminal domain-containing protein produces MGDATQAPEQIISLPQGGGSVRGIGETFTPDIQTGTGNMTVPVIVPPGRRGLEPRLDLAYSTGNGNGFFGLGWTLSLAGISRKTSRGVPVYDDDTDTFILSGNEDLVPVEELAGIGTRYRPRSEGLFASIIHHCDAASHQDYWEVTSKDGLVSRYGTRRPATSTTSWRDPAVIADPDVPHHIFAWKLTETWDPLGNAITYEYDADAGESGNHRWRQPLLRTIGYADYMPAGGTARFLATVTFGDEEREDPFSSYTAGFEIRTSRRYRTITTAVHADTDQLVRRYELDYQADPYNGVTLLTSVTVVGFDDEGPPLATCRR; encoded by the coding sequence GTGGGGGACGCGACGCAGGCACCGGAGCAGATCATCTCACTGCCGCAGGGCGGTGGATCGGTCCGCGGCATCGGCGAGACGTTCACACCGGATATCCAGACCGGGACTGGCAACATGACGGTCCCGGTCATCGTGCCACCTGGACGGCGAGGCCTTGAACCGAGGCTCGATCTCGCTTACAGCACCGGCAACGGCAACGGCTTTTTCGGACTCGGTTGGACGCTCAGCCTAGCCGGGATCTCCCGCAAGACGTCGCGCGGCGTACCTGTCTATGACGATGACACCGACACCTTCATCCTGTCCGGGAACGAAGACTTGGTGCCGGTCGAAGAACTTGCCGGGATCGGCACTCGGTACCGACCGCGGAGCGAAGGGCTGTTCGCTTCCATCATCCACCACTGTGACGCCGCCTCCCATCAGGACTATTGGGAGGTGACGAGCAAGGATGGCCTGGTCAGCCGGTACGGAACTCGCCGGCCGGCGACGAGCACCACGTCCTGGCGCGACCCCGCGGTGATCGCCGACCCAGATGTGCCACATCACATCTTCGCCTGGAAGTTGACGGAGACCTGGGATCCGCTCGGCAATGCGATCACCTACGAGTACGACGCTGATGCCGGCGAATCGGGCAACCACCGGTGGCGGCAGCCCTTATTACGCACGATCGGCTACGCCGACTACATGCCGGCGGGTGGTACGGCGAGGTTCCTTGCCACCGTCACATTCGGCGACGAGGAACGGGAAGATCCGTTCTCCTCCTATACCGCCGGGTTCGAGATCAGGACCAGTCGTCGCTACCGCACGATCACCACCGCAGTGCACGCCGATACCGACCAGCTCGTTCGACGCTACGAGCTGGACTACCAGGCCGACCCGTACAACGGCGTCACGCTGCTGACCAGCGTGACGGTGGTCGGCTTCGACGACGAGGGGCCGCCTCTCGCGACCTGCCGCCGTTAG
- a CDS encoding TadE family protein yields MQTLLWTPWLLTLALAGAQATAYGWAYLTARHAADQAVQTTRLDGGTADQGRADAQAVLDQAGTGLTATEIQVIRTETTATAVIAVRPVRIIPLAPLRTVHVVATAPVERFQPYTAATS; encoded by the coding sequence GTGCAGACGCTGCTGTGGACACCGTGGCTGCTGACCCTCGCCCTCGCCGGCGCCCAAGCCACCGCCTACGGCTGGGCCTACCTAACCGCACGCCACGCCGCCGACCAAGCGGTCCAGACAACCAGACTCGACGGCGGCACCGCCGACCAGGGCCGCGCCGACGCACAAGCGGTCCTCGACCAGGCCGGCACCGGCCTCACCGCCACCGAGATTCAGGTCATCCGCACCGAGACGACGGCCACCGCAGTCATCGCCGTGCGACCGGTAAGGATCATCCCCCTCGCGCCGCTGCGCACCGTCCACGTCGTCGCGACGGCACCAGTCGAGCGATTCCAGCCCTACACCGCGGCCACATCATGA
- a CDS encoding LysM peptidoglycan-binding domain-containing protein yields the protein MKPPTPRTRTAAAGSIARRIGAGAALAILLFGVPFALAVFIGWPAPSKPPTLDEARQWLTASITDRAIIDALAVLLWYLWAQFVRCLIAETRAARTGATARRLRGTAGTQQLAATIITTLTMGIVVTTAVAPAAIGLTPLEPTVAAHTATRISETATPIAPDGTERARTGESDPARTESTAYITIRIGAASYRHPVTAGDDLSTIAEQWLGNADRWPEIHALNRAAFTPTNAGAGGAQPAALNPGSTIVLPRDARPPSWTRLAQTVNDSATGRSAVPAKPEYTVARGDWVYHIAARFLGDGDRYPEIARLNNNLERADRRFPDHIEPGQLLTLPPSARDRGPQPHANGSATSTAPPRPPRPKAETFPRQPPPTALPSSEATNPDRAAPPSPSVKTGSSPDSDDSTGVLDTVLPTTAVLACAGMLAALALYQLRAARRRQRQQRQPNRRIPSAPDPTIETTVRASARPADVDRLNEALRNLAAGLHDHMPADLPDVAAVSISAGDIDFILTHPNPHPPSPFVTDQSGRTWSLPRSVPLADDDQALAPLPLLATVASSPDGHHLLIDLERAHLVTISGDRRRATDLLRYLAAELATSHWSDDTQIVLAGFDHDDARHLAALGGDRVTTATSIAEAIARVQRRAAATITAMTDTGLHAALEGRIADLIADALMPHVLLIADANGHEDASSLAGGSPSHTARS from the coding sequence ATGAAACCGCCGACACCCAGAACACGGACAGCCGCCGCAGGATCGATTGCGCGACGGATCGGTGCTGGGGCCGCTCTGGCGATCCTGCTGTTCGGCGTTCCCTTCGCCCTGGCCGTGTTCATCGGCTGGCCCGCACCATCCAAGCCGCCGACCTTAGACGAAGCCCGACAATGGCTCACCGCTTCGATCACCGACCGCGCCATCATCGACGCCCTCGCCGTCCTGCTGTGGTACCTGTGGGCACAGTTCGTCCGGTGCCTGATCGCGGAAACCCGCGCCGCGCGTACCGGCGCCACCGCACGGCGGCTACGCGGCACCGCCGGAACTCAGCAGCTCGCCGCCACCATCATCACCACCCTCACGATGGGCATCGTCGTGACCACCGCCGTCGCACCCGCAGCCATCGGACTCACCCCTCTGGAGCCGACAGTCGCGGCACATACCGCGACGCGGATCTCTGAGACCGCCACGCCTATCGCCCCCGACGGCACCGAGAGAGCCAGAACCGGCGAATCGGACCCAGCACGAACCGAATCCACGGCCTACATCACCATCCGGATCGGCGCGGCCAGCTACCGGCACCCCGTCACAGCCGGCGACGACCTGTCCACAATCGCTGAGCAGTGGCTTGGAAACGCCGACCGATGGCCCGAAATACACGCCCTCAACCGCGCCGCATTCACGCCCACCAACGCCGGCGCCGGTGGAGCCCAACCAGCAGCCCTGAACCCGGGCAGCACTATCGTGCTTCCGCGCGACGCCCGCCCACCGAGCTGGACCCGGCTTGCCCAGACCGTCAACGACTCGGCCACGGGACGGTCAGCTGTTCCTGCCAAACCCGAGTACACGGTGGCACGAGGCGACTGGGTCTACCACATCGCCGCACGGTTCCTCGGCGACGGCGACCGCTACCCCGAAATCGCTCGCCTCAACAACAACCTCGAACGCGCAGACCGCCGGTTCCCCGACCACATTGAACCCGGCCAGCTCCTCACACTCCCGCCCAGCGCGCGCGACCGCGGCCCACAACCGCACGCCAACGGATCCGCCACCTCGACCGCACCACCGCGCCCGCCTCGACCCAAAGCCGAAACGTTTCCACGGCAGCCACCGCCGACGGCACTACCGTCGTCCGAGGCAACGAACCCCGACCGCGCCGCGCCCCCCTCACCTTCGGTAAAGACCGGCTCCTCGCCGGACTCGGACGACTCCACCGGGGTCCTTGACACAGTCCTGCCCACCACAGCAGTCCTGGCCTGCGCGGGCATGCTCGCCGCCCTCGCGCTCTACCAACTCCGCGCCGCCCGCCGCCGCCAGCGCCAACAGCGACAACCCAACAGGCGTATCCCATCGGCCCCAGATCCCACCATCGAAACCACCGTTCGGGCTAGCGCACGACCAGCCGACGTTGACCGGCTCAACGAGGCCCTGCGCAACTTGGCGGCCGGGCTCCACGACCACATGCCAGCCGACCTGCCCGACGTCGCCGCAGTGTCCATATCCGCCGGCGACATTGACTTCATCCTCACCCACCCCAACCCACACCCCCCATCGCCATTCGTGACGGACCAATCTGGCCGGACCTGGTCACTGCCACGCAGCGTTCCGCTTGCCGATGACGATCAGGCCCTGGCTCCACTACCCCTGTTGGCCACCGTCGCCTCTTCACCCGACGGACACCACCTGCTCATCGACCTCGAACGCGCTCATCTCGTAACCATCAGCGGAGACCGACGCCGCGCTACCGACCTGCTCCGCTACCTGGCCGCCGAACTCGCCACCAGCCACTGGAGCGACGACACCCAAATCGTCCTGGCCGGCTTCGACCACGACGACGCCCGGCACCTAGCCGCCCTCGGCGGCGACCGAGTCACCACCGCAACATCCATCGCCGAAGCCATCGCCCGCGTACAGCGCCGCGCCGCCGCCACCATCACCGCAATGACCGACACCGGCCTCCACGCCGCACTCGAAGGCCGAATCGCCGACCTCATCGCCGACGCGTTGATGCCGCACGTCCTGCTCATCGCCGACGCCAACGGTCACGAGGACGCTTCGTCGCTCGCGGGAGGCTCGCCCTCCCACACCGCAAGGTCGTAA
- a CDS encoding NB-ARC domain-containing protein — MGYVVDAMPRVFVSYAHDGAEHTAAVGTLSRVLASLGFDVRLDTAVADSSPQWVDWMERQVAEADFVLVIASPLYLQRARGDGPPDEGRGVWYEARLLREQVYRDKGGAWLEKIVPIVLPGRSPRELPAFLTPYSGSHVQLREISAAALGVLVPVLRGEARPVLRPESAPSGGGVDSEPPHQPTHFVGREAELTVLSKYLSRPRRGGRPPVRVVVLEGLAGSGKSTLMTQAASQHDKDFDGRVLIRLRGSSEKPLPPADLIRELAIRLGGPASAHDDDATYRRYRETVDSKRVLIMLDDAHDADQIRQAVSVGGPSVFLVTSRVELRDLPASARIGVGALSEDEAVCMLAGLVGAERVDADPEVARRIVRRCGNLPIAISLVTAHLTGESGRAYRLNALDDDLAARGLDAIAGRASATTSALRIRSWRKLDEHPFVVLLSVLVSLIAVTTFAIGGWKYLLPAGPTAPPRSASTPSEPTITTIENTVGKVGVDPILKINYVDAECDISGGRWDGQPGFRVADNFGAGGLCIQGHGAIFYERTCLYAGQWREYVTLLDARGHQGPTYELNFVCVV, encoded by the coding sequence ATGGGCTACGTGGTCGATGCCATGCCCCGGGTGTTCGTCTCGTACGCCCATGACGGTGCCGAGCACACGGCGGCGGTCGGCACCCTTTCCCGGGTGTTGGCGTCGCTGGGTTTCGATGTCCGCCTGGACACGGCGGTGGCCGACTCCTCGCCGCAGTGGGTCGACTGGATGGAGCGGCAGGTCGCCGAGGCCGACTTCGTGCTGGTCATCGCGTCGCCGTTGTATTTGCAGCGGGCGCGTGGTGACGGCCCGCCCGACGAGGGGCGGGGGGTGTGGTATGAGGCCCGCCTGCTGCGCGAGCAGGTGTACCGGGACAAGGGCGGCGCCTGGCTGGAGAAGATCGTGCCGATCGTGCTTCCGGGACGCTCGCCGCGGGAACTGCCGGCATTCCTCACCCCGTACTCGGGATCGCACGTTCAGCTCCGTGAGATCAGTGCCGCCGCGTTGGGTGTCCTGGTGCCCGTCTTGCGGGGTGAGGCGCGACCGGTGCTCCGGCCGGAGTCCGCGCCGTCCGGCGGCGGCGTGGACTCCGAGCCGCCGCACCAACCCACGCACTTCGTTGGCCGCGAGGCTGAACTCACCGTCTTGTCGAAGTACCTGAGCCGCCCACGCCGGGGCGGCCGCCCGCCCGTTCGGGTGGTCGTGTTGGAGGGTCTGGCCGGCTCGGGCAAGTCCACCCTGATGACGCAGGCGGCATCCCAGCACGATAAAGACTTCGACGGGCGCGTGCTGATCCGGCTGCGGGGCTCGTCGGAGAAGCCGTTGCCGCCGGCGGATCTGATTCGCGAGCTGGCTATCCGGCTGGGAGGGCCGGCCTCCGCCCATGACGACGACGCTACGTACCGGCGATACCGGGAGACAGTCGACTCCAAACGTGTACTGATCATGCTCGACGACGCTCACGACGCCGACCAGATCCGCCAGGCCGTGAGCGTCGGCGGGCCCAGCGTCTTCCTCGTCACCAGCCGGGTCGAGCTGCGCGATCTGCCCGCCTCGGCGCGCATCGGCGTGGGCGCGCTGTCGGAGGATGAGGCCGTTTGCATGCTGGCCGGCCTCGTCGGCGCCGAGCGGGTCGATGCCGATCCTGAGGTGGCCCGGCGTATCGTGCGGCGATGCGGCAACCTGCCCATCGCGATCAGTCTGGTAACCGCGCACCTCACCGGTGAGTCGGGCCGGGCCTACCGCCTCAACGCGCTCGACGACGACCTGGCCGCCCGCGGGCTGGACGCCATCGCCGGGCGGGCGAGCGCGACTACCTCGGCGCTGAGAATTCGGAGCTGGCGAAAATTGGATGAACACCCATTTGTCGTGCTGCTATCGGTACTTGTGAGTCTGATCGCGGTCACTACCTTCGCGATCGGTGGATGGAAATACCTATTGCCAGCCGGCCCCACCGCGCCGCCACGATCGGCATCCACCCCGTCCGAGCCAACGATTACGACTATCGAGAACACAGTTGGTAAGGTCGGTGTTGACCCAATCCTAAAAATCAACTACGTCGATGCTGAATGCGATATTTCGGGTGGACGCTGGGATGGCCAACCAGGATTCCGCGTTGCCGACAATTTCGGTGCCGGTGGTTTGTGCATTCAGGGGCATGGTGCGATTTTCTACGAGCGAACCTGTTTGTACGCCGGCCAGTGGCGAGAGTATGTCACGCTTCTCGATGCCCGAGGACACCAAGGCCCCACATATGAACTTAACTTCGTGTGCGTAGTTTGA
- a CDS encoding prolyl oligopeptidase family serine peptidase, producing MPSNKLGIEGGSNGGLLMGVMLTRYPELFGAIVATVPLLDMRRYTKLLAGASWIAEYGDPDDEADWAYLREFSPYHNVRPDRPYPPVLFLTSTRDDRVHPGHARKMVALLREHGYDVSSTRTWKAGTGRPPTTSKPPPSGH from the coding sequence GTGCCGTCGAACAAGCTGGGTATCGAGGGCGGCAGCAACGGCGGACTGCTGATGGGTGTCATGCTCACCCGCTACCCCGAACTGTTCGGGGCGATCGTCGCCACCGTGCCGCTGCTGGACATGCGCCGCTACACCAAGCTGCTGGCCGGCGCGTCGTGGATCGCCGAGTACGGCGACCCCGACGACGAGGCCGACTGGGCCTACCTGCGCGAATTCTCGCCGTACCACAACGTCCGGCCCGACCGGCCGTACCCGCCGGTCTTGTTCCTCACCTCGACCCGCGACGACCGTGTCCATCCTGGACACGCGCGCAAGATGGTGGCCCTACTACGCGAGCACGGCTACGACGTGTCCTCTACGAGAACGTGGAAGGCGGGCACGGGGCGGCCGCCGACAACGAGCAAGCCGCCACCCTCTGGGCACTGA
- a CDS encoding IS110 family transposase yields MTLSDRVVIGMDPHKRSATIEVMAADETVLGGGRFGTDRAGFAAMVAYAKQWPDRVWAIEGCEGIGRHIATRLLADGEQVVDVPPKLSARARVFVTGQGRKTDATDAHSVALVGTRMSGLRPLVNDEQLAVLRLLVDRRRSLGDDHTRMVCQLHQLLLELIPGGAKKSLSAAQAKALLATVRPRDAVGKARRRVAAELIADLERVYQRSKQADKELKELVAATGTTLMDLHGIGPSGAARLLVEVGDITRFPNRAHFASWNGTAPIDASSGDQVRHRLSRAGNRQINRVLHIMATVQLRNATLGRAYFDRRKAAGKTSMEAMRSLKRRLSDLVYRQMINDAVATAATGPGGHRDTSTSPA; encoded by the coding sequence GTGACCCTGTCGGACCGAGTGGTCATCGGCATGGACCCGCACAAGCGTTCAGCCACGATCGAGGTGATGGCCGCCGACGAGACTGTCCTTGGTGGCGGCCGGTTCGGCACCGACCGCGCCGGCTTCGCGGCGATGGTCGCCTATGCGAAGCAGTGGCCGGACCGGGTCTGGGCGATCGAGGGCTGCGAGGGTATCGGCCGACACATCGCCACCCGCCTGCTGGCCGATGGCGAGCAGGTCGTCGACGTGCCACCGAAGCTGTCCGCTCGGGCACGTGTCTTCGTCACCGGACAAGGCCGCAAGACCGACGCCACCGACGCCCATTCCGTCGCCCTGGTCGGCACGCGTATGAGCGGCCTACGGCCGCTGGTCAACGACGAGCAACTCGCCGTGCTGCGGCTGCTGGTCGACCGCCGCCGTTCCCTCGGCGACGACCACACCCGGATGGTCTGCCAGTTGCACCAACTGCTGCTCGAGCTCATCCCCGGCGGGGCAAAGAAGAGCCTGTCCGCGGCTCAGGCCAAGGCGCTGCTGGCCACCGTCCGACCGCGGGACGCGGTCGGCAAGGCCCGCCGGCGGGTGGCCGCCGAGCTGATCGCCGACCTGGAACGGGTCTACCAGCGCTCCAAGCAGGCCGACAAAGAGCTCAAGGAACTGGTTGCCGCCACCGGCACCACCTTGATGGACCTGCACGGCATCGGACCCTCCGGCGCCGCCCGGCTCCTGGTCGAGGTCGGCGACATCACCCGTTTCCCCAACCGGGCCCACTTCGCCTCCTGGAATGGCACCGCACCCATCGACGCCTCCTCCGGCGACCAGGTACGACACCGGCTCTCCCGGGCAGGCAACCGGCAGATCAACCGGGTCCTGCACATCATGGCCACAGTTCAGTTGCGCAACGCCACCCTCGGACGCGCCTACTTCGACCGCAGAAAAGCAGCCGGCAAGACGTCGATGGAAGCGATGCGAAGCCTGAAACGGCGGCTGTCCGACCTCGTCTACCGACAAATGATCAACGACGCTGTCGCCACGGCCGCGACGGGTCCGGGAGGACACCGGGACACGTCTACAAGTCCTGCGTGA
- a CDS encoding pilus assembly protein TadG-related protein, translating into MNRLAPPTRTRVVELSRDSGQISGGIAGTVLLVLLLAGLLTDPAAAIAARVRLFDIAQAAARAGADHIDIELLRSTGTVVLDPQAARRAATTFLADTGTNGAVTATETQVTVTIAANQPTILLTLVGIDALPITVTATAEPQTGN; encoded by the coding sequence ATGAACCGCCTCGCACCTCCCACACGGACCCGGGTGGTCGAACTATCCCGAGATAGTGGGCAGATCAGCGGTGGCATCGCTGGAACCGTCCTGCTGGTTCTGCTCCTGGCTGGCCTGCTCACCGATCCCGCCGCCGCGATCGCAGCGCGTGTGAGACTGTTCGATATCGCGCAAGCAGCCGCCCGGGCCGGAGCCGACCACATCGACATCGAACTGCTCCGCAGCACCGGAACGGTGGTCCTCGACCCCCAAGCCGCCCGCCGCGCCGCGACAACCTTCCTGGCCGACACCGGCACCAACGGCGCCGTCACCGCGACCGAAACACAAGTCACCGTCACGATCGCGGCCAACCAGCCAACCATCCTGCTCACGCTGGTGGGCATCGACGCCCTGCCGATCACCGTCACCGCCACCGCCGAACCCCAAACCGGCAACTGA